CAGCTCATCAAGTTCCATCTGACCCAGCACGTCTCTAAGCGTAGTCTGAGAAAGGGTTGAGGTTGCAAACATATAATTCTCAACCTGTGTAATTGCAGCTCCAGGTTCTACTACCTTGTAGTAGACAACAGCATCCACTTCAACTGTGACGTTATCTTTGGTGATAATTGCCTGTTTAGGAACATCAATGGCAACAATTCTCAGGTCTATTTTCAGAGCTTTATCAATAAAAGGGATAATAAGGAATATTCCTGGCCCCTTTACGCCACTCAGTCTACCAAGCCTGAATATAACTACACGTTCGTATTCATTAACCATTTTTATAGATTGTGAGAGTATTAATATTACAACTATTAATACAGGAAGCATTAATTCATTGATGATACTAACCATACTTTTATGCCCTCCTATCAATTAATCTTAAAATTGGGTTTAATAATAATTAAGTGTTCTTTATCCGGGAATTATTTTAAAAAATTCTTACGAAGTAACCACTCCTAATTTAAAAGTTTTATGCTCTGTCGTCTATTTAAATTATCTGTGAATCTATATAAGTCCTCACTCCGGTTTTTCATAGACCGCGGTTTCCCTGTCTTTAAGATTACATATCTGAAAGTGACAGATACCATCTCAAAAACTGAAGGTTCTGGATATCTGTAGACGCTGTGCAAAATAGCATGCTGACAAATACTTATATCTTGCATACAGAAGATATTGAACTGAAATACAGGAGATATGCAGGAAGATAACGAGTCATGTAGTCGCCGATTTTCCGGGCCGGGTGAAGGTCATGCAGTTGCCAGTAGACTGAAAGACCGACAAACCATATAATAAACGTATAGAGTTCAAAGCGATATTTTGAATTCCAAAAAACCGTAAGAGTAAGAAAGCACAGGTTCGGAAGAACCACTGGTGTTGATATTTATGAGTAAGGAATGTCCAGACTGCCACGGGCGTGGCTATGATGTTATTTCAACTGAGGTCTGCCCTTTGTGTAAGGGAAAAGGCAAGTCAAAATCAGTTGATTTCATGAGAATTTCGGAAACAGACATCGACAGTTTCTTGAAAAATGGTGCAGTATGTGAGAAATGCAAAGGAAAGGGGACAATCGAAGTTACCAAATCCTGTGAAACCTGCGAGGGGCTTGGAAAGATCTATACCTGCAAGGTTTGTGGAGCAAGAATTCATGAATCAAAGGATACAGATGAAGAGATCTGCAGTTCCTGTTCACGTTCCCAGCTTGTTTACGCTCTGGATGAATCCTGTGACCTCAAAGACGTGGAAGCAGGAAAACTTTATCACGGCATAGTGAGCAGTATCGCCTCTTTTGGAGTCTTTGTGGATCTGAACACTCATGTAAGAGGGCTTATGCATTCAAGCAATGTTGGGGTCCAGCCGGAAGTTAAGGCTTCTGTGATCGTCCTGGTAAAAAGTATTAAAGCAGGAGGAAAGCTGGATCTTATCCCACAAACTCTTACAAAGTACGAAACCATCGAGCTTGAAAAAGAGCTCACACTTAAGAGTTCATCCGAAATAGATACCAGCATGAAAGGCAGGCTCGTCCGGATCGAAGGGGAAGTTATCCAGGTAAAACAGACCAGTGGGCCTACTATTTTCACCATTGGTGATGAAGGGGGCTTTATTCCCTGTGCGGCTTTTGAGAGTGCAGGAAAGCGGTCTTACCCACATATCGATGTAGGAATGATTGTGTCGATTACCGGGGAAGTGACTCCGCGGGATGAGCAGGTCCAGATCGAAGTCATGAGTATGAAACTGCTGACCGGAAAAAAGGAAGCTGCTGTCAAGTCCAGGGTTGAGAGGGTAATTGAGGAAAAAGCAACACCTGCTGATATTCCTTTCCTTATAGAAAGCGATGTTATGGAAAAGCTCAAGCCCAGAATGCTTCACGTCGCCAAAGAGATAAAAAAGGCAATCTTACATTCAACACCCATTATCCTCAGGCATCATGCTGATGCTGATGGAATTACTTCCGCAATCGCCATTGAGCGGGCAATTCTCCCCCTTATTACGGAAATCGGTGGAACTGATGCGGAATACTATTTTTACAAACGGGCTCCTTCAAAGGCTCCTTTTTACGAGCTTGCCGACGTTACAAGGGATATTTCCTTTGCACTTGAAGATTGTGCCAGGCACGGGCAGAAAATGCCTCTTGTGATCCTTGTAGACAATGGATCAACAGAAGAGGACGTGCCCTCTATGCGACAGGCACAGGTCTATGGCATCGATATGCTTGTCGTTGACCACCACCATCCGGACGACATTGTTGATCAATATCTTATAGGACACGCAAACCCTGCTCATGTAGGGGGAGACTTCGGGGTTACTGCAGGAATGCTCTGTGCTGAAATTGCTCGTATGATCAATCCCAGTATCAGTGATACGATAAAGCACCTTCCTGCTGTTTCGGCAGTAGGAGACCGTTCTGAAGCTCCGGAAGCTGGAAGGTATATCTCTCTTGTCTCGGACCGCTATACTCTTGAGGAATTAAAAGAGATGGCTTTGGCTCTGGATTACGAACAGTTCTGGCTTAAATTCAGCAGTGGGAAAGGAATTGTTGACGATATCCTGGATCTGGGCGATCACAAAATCCATCAAAATCTGGTATCCCTGCTTTGCGAGCAGGCAAATTCCATGATAAAGGAACAGCTTGAAGTCTGTCTCTTTAACGTCAAGTCCCAGAAACTGGCGAATGGAACTATCATGAATGTGATAGATGTCGAAAACTATGCCCAGAAGTTTACCTTCCCGCCACCTGGTAAGACCTCCGGGGAAGTGCATGATGTACTCACCAAAAGGAACCCGAACAAGCCCGTGGTCACTCTGGGCTATGGCCCGGATTTTGCGGTAATCCGCTCAAAAGGTGTGCTCATGAACATCCCCCGGATTGTGAGGGAACTCAGGGAAGAAGTGAAAGGTGCCGGAGTCAGCGGCGGTGGACACCTTGTTGTAGGCAGTATCAAGTTCGTGGAAGGGATGAGAACTGAAGTGCTCTCAAGGCTTGTAGAAAAGATTGCTTCTACGGAAGTTGAGTATTAACAGGCTTCTTCAATAAGCCTTTAATTCTTCTCTTTCTCGGCATTGGAGTGAACTGGTTATGAGCAACAATCTCTCAAAAATTTTCAAAAGTGCCAGAAGAAAGTAGAAAAAAACTAAAAAAACAGTAACTATTCAGCCACTGATAAAAAAGTATGTTTTTTCAGCAAAATGCTGAAATTCTCAGAATAATAGCGGCGCTCCTTTGAGCGCCGCGAGAATAGCATCTATAACATTGAAACCATTCTTTTTAATGGTTGAGATATAAGCTCTAATTCTGCAGAAAGCTTCCGCTCCTTGTATAGTTCTGAAAGTTCCTGATATTTTCTGCTGTAATTTCATCATCCTTATGTCTCTTTCTGCTTGGTTATTCTCAAACGGAACTCTCAAGTCATTGAGGAATCTCAGGATCTGTTTTTTGTTTTCTATAAACCTGTCAAGTAGGTTCCTTGCTTTTGTTTTTGGATTTTTACCACGTTTTCCTTGTTTTTCAGGGTTTAGAGAAGGTGGATTTTCTTCAATCCCTTTCATGACTACAGCATCGAACCTTTCTTCTAACACTTTAATTTGCTCAAAGTCCAGATCTTTGACCTGCTCTTTACACTCATCAGTATACTTTTTCATTTCTGTTAACAGTTCATTCATCTCTTTAGCCCATTGCTGTTTATAGTTCTCCTCAATTCCAGTAAGTTCTCTCTGGAGATGAGCATTGCAAAGAGCATGATCACATTCATAACTGTTATAGGGTTTCCATCCGTCATGAACTGCTATTCCTTTAAACTCTGGAAGAATTCCCATGGCATTAATTGCTTCTGATCCTCTTTTTGAGTGAGCAAAATAACAGGTGTATTTGTCATTAGAAGCTACATGAAGCCAATGCCTTTTTCCTTCAATTTTCATCCCAGTTTCATCACAATGGATTACAGGAGAAGTTATTAACCTCTCCTGACTCACATTTTCAAACTCCTCTAAATTCCGGAAGCATTCTTTTTCTGCTCTGATTATCGTAGCAGAACAGATTTTTATCCCCATAACGTCATCAAAAAACTCTAAAATCCTTTTATAGGGAATAAACTGGTAGTTTTTACAGTAAATTGCTGAAGCTAAAATATTAGGACCATACTGGACGGGATATTTCACAGATTCTGGAAAAGAAGCTTTATTTGATTTTCCACAGTGAGTACAGGTCTTAATCTGACTTCGATGTTCCGTAACAATTAGATTTACAGGAGGAATATCAAAAATTTGTCTTCTCTCATAAGCTTCAACTTCAACATCCTCAAGAGTATGTCCACATTCTTTGCAGCAGGTCAAAGAATGTTCAATTACCTAATCAGGATCATTAACCATATCAAGAGTTGTGCCTGGATGACCTTCTTGACCTCCAGGTTTCTTCCCACTCTTTTTCCGGAGACTCTTGGGATTAGGTTTTTCTTTGACTAAAAAGTCAGTAGAAGGAGGTTTACTGCTGTTTCTGCTATTTTGATTTAAGCGAGATTCTAAAATCCTTACACGTTCTTCTAGTTCAGCAATTCGAATAGCTTGTTCTTCTATGATAGTTTCAAGTCTCTGGATTACAGAAATTACAGCTTCAGGACCAGCTTCATAGATAACGAGGATCTCTTCACGTGTAAGCATAATAACGAAACAAAATAGGATTCAATTTATATGCAATTTTTCCTCGAAAAGAGGAAAAATTGTAGCCTTTCAAAGGCTACCTGAATTGTTACAAAAAACAATCTAAAATGTGTAAATTTTTGGAAAACCCCTCAGAATAAGAGGCTTTCCATATCAAAGAGAGTTATTCCTGTTTTATCTTTTATTGTTTTTTTAGTCAACACGAACTATCCTTACCAGGGACTGGATCGGGACATTGGCGATTGTATCTGCGCCTTTTTTGTCTACAAGAACAACTACGACTCTGGGTTTTGCGTCCATTTCCCGTAGCTGCTCAATTACTTCCATGGTTGTCGAACCTGTCGTGATAACGTCGTCCACGACCACACAGTTCTTGCCTGCAACGCTTCCAAAGTTTCTGCTGATTGTCCCTTTCTGGCCGGGCTGGACGACATTCTGTCCTTTACGGGAATGATAAAGGGCAAAGTCTGCCCCCAGTTCGTTTGCCATCATGCTTGCCAGAGGGATGCCACTGGCCGCAACACCAACTACCACGTCCACCTCAGCATTTGTCTTTTCCAGGGTCTCAAGCACCATGTCGCAGAGTGCAAGTGAGATGTAGTGAAGCCGTGTAGCGCTCTTTCCTATGCTGCTCCAGTTTACGGATATGTCTTTTGGAGCGGGGACTGCTCCTCCTTTTTTTGAGCGGGTTAAAAGCCATGTAACCGTTTCTCTTGAAACGTTAAGTTCGTCGGCAATCTGGCCGGTTACAAGCCCATTGTTTTGCAGTTCCACAGCTTTCTGAATCAGATCTTCTATGTTCTTCATGCCTCCATTCCCACCTATAATTTTTTTGTATGGCGGTATTTCCGGCCGATTTTTGCAGCTCTTCTTACGGATGCTGCCTGGAATTACTGCCTGAAAAACTATAATTCACGTATATCTTTTCTCAATTAAGATATTATTACACTATCAAGCATTATATCTTTTTCTTCAGCTTTCCTGAGACCTTTTTCCTTTAAGTCTTGTTTTTCTCTTTTTCTTCATGGGTGAACCGCAAATAGGGCAGTCATCCCCCTTCTCAAAGATTTTTCCACAACCAGTACACCGCTTTTGCCAGATGATGATATCTTTTATCTTTTTCTGGGCTATTGGTTTAACCTGAATCCCGAGTTGAATGGCAACATTCTGGACTGCATAATCATCCGTGAGCAGTATTGCCTTTTCCCTGTGTTCAAGGGCTTTTGCAAGAATTTCCAGGTCAGTTTTTGAAAGCTCTTCTGAGTCCCGGGTTTGTTCAGCTTTTTTCCGAACTTCTTTTACCATTTCCGGTTCTGGCCATTCTACCCTTAGTCCTCCCTCTTTTGCAAGGTCAAAACGGAGCACGGAATCCCTGCTTTTTAACTCGTCTACAACCGAAGGGACGGTGATAAGCAGTGAACTATCCACGCTGCAGTTTCCCATTATAAAGACTGCCGAGTCTGCTATGTAAGAGGTCATTGTCCTTCTCTTTGGTATGAAAGTACTGCGATTTGAAAATTACTTTCATTTATTTGTGCCTGTAATCTGAAGAATTCCATGTTTGTTTTCTC
The Methanosarcina sp. WWM596 DNA segment above includes these coding regions:
- a CDS encoding slipin family protein; its protein translation is MVSIINELMLPVLIVVILILSQSIKMVNEYERVVIFRLGRLSGVKGPGIFLIIPFIDKALKIDLRIVAIDVPKQAIITKDNVTVEVDAVVYYKVVEPGAAITQVENYMFATSTLSQTTLRDVLGQMELDELLSERENINKKIQELLDAYTDPWGIKVTGVTIRDVALPESMKRAIAKQAEAEREKRARIILAEGEYQAAQKMKEAATLYQGLPVAIKLRELQTLAEIAKEKNLIVVTQQSQDMQTGNIAALSQAIVGKKME
- a CDS encoding DHH family phosphoesterase, with product MSKECPDCHGRGYDVISTEVCPLCKGKGKSKSVDFMRISETDIDSFLKNGAVCEKCKGKGTIEVTKSCETCEGLGKIYTCKVCGARIHESKDTDEEICSSCSRSQLVYALDESCDLKDVEAGKLYHGIVSSIASFGVFVDLNTHVRGLMHSSNVGVQPEVKASVIVLVKSIKAGGKLDLIPQTLTKYETIELEKELTLKSSSEIDTSMKGRLVRIEGEVIQVKQTSGPTIFTIGDEGGFIPCAAFESAGKRSYPHIDVGMIVSITGEVTPRDEQVQIEVMSMKLLTGKKEAAVKSRVERVIEEKATPADIPFLIESDVMEKLKPRMLHVAKEIKKAILHSTPIILRHHADADGITSAIAIERAILPLITEIGGTDAEYYFYKRAPSKAPFYELADVTRDISFALEDCARHGQKMPLVILVDNGSTEEDVPSMRQAQVYGIDMLVVDHHHPDDIVDQYLIGHANPAHVGGDFGVTAGMLCAEIARMINPSISDTIKHLPAVSAVGDRSEAPEAGRYISLVSDRYTLEELKEMALALDYEQFWLKFSSGKGIVDDILDLGDHKIHQNLVSLLCEQANSMIKEQLEVCLFNVKSQKLANGTIMNVIDVENYAQKFTFPPPGKTSGEVHDVLTKRNPNKPVVTLGYGPDFAVIRSKGVLMNIPRIVRELREEVKGAGVSGGGHLVVGSIKFVEGMRTEVLSRLVEKIASTEVEY
- a CDS encoding orotate phosphoribosyltransferase-like protein → MKNIEDLIQKAVELQNNGLVTGQIADELNVSRETVTWLLTRSKKGGAVPAPKDISVNWSSIGKSATRLHYISLALCDMVLETLEKTNAEVDVVVGVAASGIPLASMMANELGADFALYHSRKGQNVVQPGQKGTISRNFGSVAGKNCVVVDDVITTGSTTMEVIEQLREMDAKPRVVVVLVDKKGADTIANVPIQSLVRIVRVD
- a CDS encoding NOB1 family endonuclease codes for the protein MTSYIADSAVFIMGNCSVDSSLLITVPSVVDELKSRDSVLRFDLAKEGGLRVEWPEPEMVKEVRKKAEQTRDSEELSKTDLEILAKALEHREKAILLTDDYAVQNVAIQLGIQVKPIAQKKIKDIIIWQKRCTGCGKIFEKGDDCPICGSPMKKKRKTRLKGKRSQES